A stretch of the Ictidomys tridecemlineatus isolate mIctTri1 chromosome 5, mIctTri1.hap1, whole genome shotgun sequence genome encodes the following:
- the Tpm1 gene encoding tropomyosin alpha-1 chain isoform X6, whose amino-acid sequence MDAIKKKMQMLKLDKENALDRAEQAEADKKAAEDRSKQLEEDIAAKEKLLRVSEDERDRVLEELHKAEDSLLAADEAAAKAEADVASLNRRIQLVEEELDRAQERLATALQKLEEAEKAADESERGMKVIESRAQKDEEKMEIQEIQLKEAKHIAEDADRKYEEVARKLVIIESDLERAEERAELSEGKCAELEEELKTVTNNLKSLEAQAEKYSQKEDKYEEEIKVLSDKLKEAETRAEFAERSVTKLEKSIDDLEDELYAQKLKYKAISEELDHALNDMTSM is encoded by the exons ATGGACGCCATCAAGAAGAAGATGCAGATGCTGAAGCTCGACAAGGAGAACGCCTTGGATCGAGCAGAGCAGGCAGAGGCCGACAAGAAGGCAGCAGAAGACAGGAGCAAACAG CTTGAGGAGGACATCGCGGCGAAGGAGAAGCTGCTGCGGGTGTCGGAGGACGAGCGGGACCGGGTGCTGGAGGAGCTGCACAAGGCGGAGGACAGCCTCCTGGCCGCCGACGAGGCCGCCGCCAAG GCTGAAGCTGATGTAGCTTCTCTGAACAGACGCATCCAGCTGGTTGAGGAAGAGTTGGATCGTGCTCAGGAGCGTCTGGCAACAGCTTTGCAGAAGCTGGAGGAGGCTGAAAAAGCAGCAGATGAAAGCGAGAG AGGCATGAAAGTCATTGAAAGTAGAGCccaaaaggatgaagaaaaaatggaaattcagGAGATCCAACTGAAAGAGGCCAAGCACATTGCTGAAGATGCCGACCGAAAATATGAAGAG GTAGCCCGTAAGCTGGTCATCATTGAAAGTGACCTGGAACGTGCAGAGGAGCGGGCTGAGCTCTCAGAAGG CAAATGTGCCGAGCTTGAAGAAGAATTGAAAACTGTGACCAACAACTTGAAGTCACTGGAGGCTCAGGCTGAGAAG TACTCTCAGAAGGAAGACAAATATGAGGAAGAGATCAAGGTCCTTTCTGACAAGCTGAAGGAG GCTGAGACTCGGGCTGAGTTTGCCGAGAGGTCAGTAACTAAATTGGAGAAAAGCATTGATGACTTAGAAG ACGAGCTGTATGCTCAGAAACTGAAGTACAAGGCCATCAGCGAGGAGCTGGACCACGCTCTCAACGATATGACTTCCATGTAA
- the Tpm1 gene encoding tropomyosin alpha-1 chain isoform X19 has translation MDAIKKKMQMLKLDKENALDRAEQAEADKKAAEDRSKQLEDELVSLQKKLKGTEDELDKYSEALKDAQEKLELAEKKATDAEADVASLNRRIQLVEEELDRAQERLATALQKLEEAEKAADESERGMKVIESRAQKDEEKMEIQEIQLKEAKHIAEDADRKYEEVARKLVIIESDLERAEERAELSEGQVRQLEEQLRIMDQTLKALMAAEDKYSQKEDKYEEEIKVLSDKLKEAETRAEFAERSVTKLEKSIDDLEDKFLCFTSPKTPSSSWISHLSALHLSVLQLTWFFLLAPALGPGTYCAFYCIEALRSSVK, from the exons ATGGACGCCATCAAGAAGAAGATGCAGATGCTGAAGCTCGACAAGGAGAACGCCTTGGATCGAGCAGAGCAGGCAGAGGCCGACAAGAAGGCAGCAGAAGACAGGAGCAAACAG CTGGAAGATGAGCTGGTGTCGCTGCAAAAGAAACTCAAGGGCACTGAAGATGAACTGGACAAATACTCTGAGGCTCTCAAAGATGCCCAGGAGAAACTGGAGCTGGCGGAGAAAAAGGCCACTGAT GCTGAAGCTGATGTAGCTTCTCTGAACAGACGCATCCAGCTGGTTGAGGAAGAGTTGGATCGTGCTCAGGAGCGTCTGGCAACAGCTTTGCAGAAGCTGGAGGAGGCTGAAAAAGCAGCAGATGAAAGCGAGAG AGGCATGAAAGTCATTGAAAGTAGAGCccaaaaggatgaagaaaaaatggaaattcagGAGATCCAACTGAAAGAGGCCAAGCACATTGCTGAAGATGCCGACCGAAAATATGAAGAG GTAGCCCGTAAGCTGGTCATCATTGAAAGTGACCTGGAACGTGCAGAGGAGCGGGCTGAGCTCTCAGAAGG CCAAGTTCGACAGCTGGAAGAACAATTAAGAATAATGGATCAGACCTTGAAAGCATTAATGGCTGCAGAGGATAAG TACTCTCAGAAGGAAGACAAATATGAGGAAGAGATCAAGGTCCTTTCTGACAAGCTGAAGGAG GCTGAGACTCGGGCTGAGTTTGCCGAGAGGTCAGTAACTAAATTGGAGAAAAGCATTGATGACTTAGAAG ATAAATTTCTTTGCTTCACTTCTCCCAAGACTCCTTCATCAAGCTGGATATCCCACCTCTCAGCTCTGCACTTATCTGTTCTCCAGCTGACCTGGTTCTTTCTCTTAGCACCTGCCTTAGGGCCAGGCACATACTGTGCTTTCTATTGTATAGAAGCTCTTCGTTCCAGTGTAAAATAA
- the Tpm1 gene encoding tropomyosin alpha-1 chain isoform X9, translating to MAASSSLEAVRRKIRSLQEQADAAEERAGSLQHELDLERKLRETAEADVASLNRRIQLVEEELDRAQERLATALQKLEEAEKAADESERGMKVIESRAQKDEEKMEIQEIQLKEAKHIAEDADRKYEEVARKLVIIESDLERAEERAELSEGKCAELEEELKTVTNNLKSLEAQAEKYSQKEDKYEEEIKVLSDKLKEAETRAEFAERSVTKLEKSIDDLEDKFLCFTSPKTPSSSWISHLSALHLSVLQLTWFFLLAPALGPGTYCAFYCIEALRSSVK from the exons ATGGCGGCGAGCAGCTCGCTGGAGGCGGTGCGTAGAAAGATCCGGAGCCTACAGGAGCAGGCGGACGCAGCGGAGGAGCGGGCGGGCAGCCTGCAGCACGAGCTGGACCTTGAAAGAAAGCTGAGGGAGACC GCTGAAGCTGATGTAGCTTCTCTGAACAGACGCATCCAGCTGGTTGAGGAAGAGTTGGATCGTGCTCAGGAGCGTCTGGCAACAGCTTTGCAGAAGCTGGAGGAGGCTGAAAAAGCAGCAGATGAAAGCGAGAG AGGCATGAAAGTCATTGAAAGTAGAGCccaaaaggatgaagaaaaaatggaaattcagGAGATCCAACTGAAAGAGGCCAAGCACATTGCTGAAGATGCCGACCGAAAATATGAAGAG GTAGCCCGTAAGCTGGTCATCATTGAAAGTGACCTGGAACGTGCAGAGGAGCGGGCTGAGCTCTCAGAAGG CAAATGTGCCGAGCTTGAAGAAGAATTGAAAACTGTGACCAACAACTTGAAGTCACTGGAGGCTCAGGCTGAGAAG TACTCTCAGAAGGAAGACAAATATGAGGAAGAGATCAAGGTCCTTTCTGACAAGCTGAAGGAG GCTGAGACTCGGGCTGAGTTTGCCGAGAGGTCAGTAACTAAATTGGAGAAAAGCATTGATGACTTAGAAG ATAAATTTCTTTGCTTCACTTCTCCCAAGACTCCTTCATCAAGCTGGATATCCCACCTCTCAGCTCTGCACTTATCTGTTCTCCAGCTGACCTGGTTCTTTCTCTTAGCACCTGCCTTAGGGCCAGGCACATACTGTGCTTTCTATTGTATAGAAGCTCTTCGTTCCAGTGTAAAATAA
- the Tpm1 gene encoding tropomyosin alpha-1 chain isoform X4 — translation MDAIKKKMQMLKLDKENALDRAEQAEADKKAAEDRSKQLEDELVSLQKKLKGTEDELDKYSEALKDAQEKLELAEKKATDAEADVASLNRRIQLVEEELDRAQERLATALQKLEEAEKAADESERGMKVIESRAQKDEEKMEIQEIQLKEAKHIAEDADRKYEEVARKLVIIESDLERAEERAELSEGKCAELEEELKTVTNNLKSLEAQAEKYSQKEDKYEEEIKVLSDKLKEAETRAEFAERSVTKLEKSIDDLEDELYAQKLKYKAISEELDHALNDMTSM, via the exons ATGGACGCCATCAAGAAGAAGATGCAGATGCTGAAGCTCGACAAGGAGAACGCCTTGGATCGAGCAGAGCAGGCAGAGGCCGACAAGAAGGCAGCAGAAGACAGGAGCAAACAG CTGGAAGATGAGCTGGTGTCGCTGCAAAAGAAACTCAAGGGCACTGAAGATGAACTGGACAAATACTCTGAGGCTCTCAAAGATGCCCAGGAGAAACTGGAGCTGGCGGAGAAAAAGGCCACTGAT GCTGAAGCTGATGTAGCTTCTCTGAACAGACGCATCCAGCTGGTTGAGGAAGAGTTGGATCGTGCTCAGGAGCGTCTGGCAACAGCTTTGCAGAAGCTGGAGGAGGCTGAAAAAGCAGCAGATGAAAGCGAGAG AGGCATGAAAGTCATTGAAAGTAGAGCccaaaaggatgaagaaaaaatggaaattcagGAGATCCAACTGAAAGAGGCCAAGCACATTGCTGAAGATGCCGACCGAAAATATGAAGAG GTAGCCCGTAAGCTGGTCATCATTGAAAGTGACCTGGAACGTGCAGAGGAGCGGGCTGAGCTCTCAGAAGG CAAATGTGCCGAGCTTGAAGAAGAATTGAAAACTGTGACCAACAACTTGAAGTCACTGGAGGCTCAGGCTGAGAAG TACTCTCAGAAGGAAGACAAATATGAGGAAGAGATCAAGGTCCTTTCTGACAAGCTGAAGGAG GCTGAGACTCGGGCTGAGTTTGCCGAGAGGTCAGTAACTAAATTGGAGAAAAGCATTGATGACTTAGAAG ACGAGCTGTATGCTCAGAAACTGAAGTACAAGGCCATCAGCGAGGAGCTGGACCACGCTCTCAACGATATGACTTCCATGTAA
- the Tpm1 gene encoding tropomyosin alpha-1 chain isoform X5 has protein sequence MDAIKKKMQMLKLDKENALDRAEQAEADKKAAEDRSKQLEDELVSLQKKLKGTEDELDKYSEALKDAQEKLELAEKKATDAEADVASLNRRIQLVEEELDRAQERLATALQKLEEAEKAADESERGMKVIESRAQKDEEKMEIQEIQLKEAKHIAEDADRKYEEVARKLVIIESDLERAEERAELSEGKCAELEEELKTVTNNLKSLEAQAEKYSQKEDKYEEEIKVLSDKLKEAETRAEFAERSVTKLEKSIDDLEDELYAQKLKYKAISEELDHALNDMTSI, from the exons ATGGACGCCATCAAGAAGAAGATGCAGATGCTGAAGCTCGACAAGGAGAACGCCTTGGATCGAGCAGAGCAGGCAGAGGCCGACAAGAAGGCAGCAGAAGACAGGAGCAAACAG CTGGAAGATGAGCTGGTGTCGCTGCAAAAGAAACTCAAGGGCACTGAAGATGAACTGGACAAATACTCTGAGGCTCTCAAAGATGCCCAGGAGAAACTGGAGCTGGCGGAGAAAAAGGCCACTGAT GCTGAAGCTGATGTAGCTTCTCTGAACAGACGCATCCAGCTGGTTGAGGAAGAGTTGGATCGTGCTCAGGAGCGTCTGGCAACAGCTTTGCAGAAGCTGGAGGAGGCTGAAAAAGCAGCAGATGAAAGCGAGAG AGGCATGAAAGTCATTGAAAGTAGAGCccaaaaggatgaagaaaaaatggaaattcagGAGATCCAACTGAAAGAGGCCAAGCACATTGCTGAAGATGCCGACCGAAAATATGAAGAG GTAGCCCGTAAGCTGGTCATCATTGAAAGTGACCTGGAACGTGCAGAGGAGCGGGCTGAGCTCTCAGAAGG CAAATGTGCCGAGCTTGAAGAAGAATTGAAAACTGTGACCAACAACTTGAAGTCACTGGAGGCTCAGGCTGAGAAG TACTCTCAGAAGGAAGACAAATATGAGGAAGAGATCAAGGTCCTTTCTGACAAGCTGAAGGAG GCTGAGACTCGGGCTGAGTTTGCCGAGAGGTCAGTAACTAAATTGGAGAAAAGCATTGATGACTTAGAAG ACGAGCTGTATGCTCAGAAACTGAAGTACAAGGCCATCAGCGAGGAGCTGGACCACGCTCTCAACGATATGACTTCCAT ATAA
- the Tpm1 gene encoding tropomyosin alpha-1 chain isoform X15, whose product MDAIKKKMQMLKLDKENALDRAEQAEADKKAAEDRSKQLEEDIAAKEKLLRVSEDERDRVLEELHKAEDSLLAADEAAAKAEADVASLNRRIQLVEEELDRAQERLATALQKLEEAEKAADESERGMKVIESRAQKDEEKMEIQEIQLKEAKHIAEDADRKYEEVARKLVIIESDLERAEERAELSEGQVRQLEEQLRIMDQTLKALMAAEDKYSQKEDKYEEEIKVLSDKLKEAETRAEFAERSVTKLEKSIDDLEDELYAQKLKYKAISEELDHALNDMTSM is encoded by the exons ATGGACGCCATCAAGAAGAAGATGCAGATGCTGAAGCTCGACAAGGAGAACGCCTTGGATCGAGCAGAGCAGGCAGAGGCCGACAAGAAGGCAGCAGAAGACAGGAGCAAACAG CTTGAGGAGGACATCGCGGCGAAGGAGAAGCTGCTGCGGGTGTCGGAGGACGAGCGGGACCGGGTGCTGGAGGAGCTGCACAAGGCGGAGGACAGCCTCCTGGCCGCCGACGAGGCCGCCGCCAAG GCTGAAGCTGATGTAGCTTCTCTGAACAGACGCATCCAGCTGGTTGAGGAAGAGTTGGATCGTGCTCAGGAGCGTCTGGCAACAGCTTTGCAGAAGCTGGAGGAGGCTGAAAAAGCAGCAGATGAAAGCGAGAG AGGCATGAAAGTCATTGAAAGTAGAGCccaaaaggatgaagaaaaaatggaaattcagGAGATCCAACTGAAAGAGGCCAAGCACATTGCTGAAGATGCCGACCGAAAATATGAAGAG GTAGCCCGTAAGCTGGTCATCATTGAAAGTGACCTGGAACGTGCAGAGGAGCGGGCTGAGCTCTCAGAAGG CCAAGTTCGACAGCTGGAAGAACAATTAAGAATAATGGATCAGACCTTGAAAGCATTAATGGCTGCAGAGGATAAG TACTCTCAGAAGGAAGACAAATATGAGGAAGAGATCAAGGTCCTTTCTGACAAGCTGAAGGAG GCTGAGACTCGGGCTGAGTTTGCCGAGAGGTCAGTAACTAAATTGGAGAAAAGCATTGATGACTTAGAAG ACGAGCTGTATGCTCAGAAACTGAAGTACAAGGCCATCAGCGAGGAGCTGGACCACGCTCTCAACGATATGACTTCCATGTAA
- the Tpm1 gene encoding tropomyosin alpha-1 chain isoform X25 yields the protein MAASSSLEAVRRKIRSLQEQADAAEERAGSLQHELDLERKLRETAEADVASLNRRIQLVEEELDRAQERLATALQKLEEAEKAADESERGMKVIESRAQKDEEKMEIQEIQLKEAKHIAEDADRKYEEVARKLVIIESDLERAEERAELSEGQVRQLEEQLRIMDQTLKALMAAEDKYSQKEDKYEEEIKVLSDKLKEAETRAEFAERSVTKLEKSIDDLEDKFLCFTSPKTPSSSWISHLSALHLSVLQLTWFFLLAPALGPGTYCAFYCIEALRSSVK from the exons ATGGCGGCGAGCAGCTCGCTGGAGGCGGTGCGTAGAAAGATCCGGAGCCTACAGGAGCAGGCGGACGCAGCGGAGGAGCGGGCGGGCAGCCTGCAGCACGAGCTGGACCTTGAAAGAAAGCTGAGGGAGACC GCTGAAGCTGATGTAGCTTCTCTGAACAGACGCATCCAGCTGGTTGAGGAAGAGTTGGATCGTGCTCAGGAGCGTCTGGCAACAGCTTTGCAGAAGCTGGAGGAGGCTGAAAAAGCAGCAGATGAAAGCGAGAG AGGCATGAAAGTCATTGAAAGTAGAGCccaaaaggatgaagaaaaaatggaaattcagGAGATCCAACTGAAAGAGGCCAAGCACATTGCTGAAGATGCCGACCGAAAATATGAAGAG GTAGCCCGTAAGCTGGTCATCATTGAAAGTGACCTGGAACGTGCAGAGGAGCGGGCTGAGCTCTCAGAAGG CCAAGTTCGACAGCTGGAAGAACAATTAAGAATAATGGATCAGACCTTGAAAGCATTAATGGCTGCAGAGGATAAG TACTCTCAGAAGGAAGACAAATATGAGGAAGAGATCAAGGTCCTTTCTGACAAGCTGAAGGAG GCTGAGACTCGGGCTGAGTTTGCCGAGAGGTCAGTAACTAAATTGGAGAAAAGCATTGATGACTTAGAAG ATAAATTTCTTTGCTTCACTTCTCCCAAGACTCCTTCATCAAGCTGGATATCCCACCTCTCAGCTCTGCACTTATCTGTTCTCCAGCTGACCTGGTTCTTTCTCTTAGCACCTGCCTTAGGGCCAGGCACATACTGTGCTTTCTATTGTATAGAAGCTCTTCGTTCCAGTGTAAAATAA
- the Tpm1 gene encoding tropomyosin alpha-1 chain isoform X3 — protein MDAIKKKMQMLKLDKENALDRAEQAEADKKAAEDRSKQLEEDIAAKEKLLRVSEDERDRVLEELHKAEDSLLAADEAAAKAEADVASLNRRIQLVEEELDRAQERLATALQKLEEAEKAADESERGMKVIESRAQKDEEKMEIQEIQLKEAKHIAEDADRKYEEVARKLVIIESDLERAEERAELSEGKCAELEEELKTVTNNLKSLEAQAEKYSQKEDKYEEEIKVLSDKLKEAETRAEFAERSVTKLEKSIDDLEDKFLCFTSPKTPSSSWISHLSALHLSVLQLTWFFLLAPALGPGTYCAFYCIEALRSSVK, from the exons ATGGACGCCATCAAGAAGAAGATGCAGATGCTGAAGCTCGACAAGGAGAACGCCTTGGATCGAGCAGAGCAGGCAGAGGCCGACAAGAAGGCAGCAGAAGACAGGAGCAAACAG CTTGAGGAGGACATCGCGGCGAAGGAGAAGCTGCTGCGGGTGTCGGAGGACGAGCGGGACCGGGTGCTGGAGGAGCTGCACAAGGCGGAGGACAGCCTCCTGGCCGCCGACGAGGCCGCCGCCAAG GCTGAAGCTGATGTAGCTTCTCTGAACAGACGCATCCAGCTGGTTGAGGAAGAGTTGGATCGTGCTCAGGAGCGTCTGGCAACAGCTTTGCAGAAGCTGGAGGAGGCTGAAAAAGCAGCAGATGAAAGCGAGAG AGGCATGAAAGTCATTGAAAGTAGAGCccaaaaggatgaagaaaaaatggaaattcagGAGATCCAACTGAAAGAGGCCAAGCACATTGCTGAAGATGCCGACCGAAAATATGAAGAG GTAGCCCGTAAGCTGGTCATCATTGAAAGTGACCTGGAACGTGCAGAGGAGCGGGCTGAGCTCTCAGAAGG CAAATGTGCCGAGCTTGAAGAAGAATTGAAAACTGTGACCAACAACTTGAAGTCACTGGAGGCTCAGGCTGAGAAG TACTCTCAGAAGGAAGACAAATATGAGGAAGAGATCAAGGTCCTTTCTGACAAGCTGAAGGAG GCTGAGACTCGGGCTGAGTTTGCCGAGAGGTCAGTAACTAAATTGGAGAAAAGCATTGATGACTTAGAAG ATAAATTTCTTTGCTTCACTTCTCCCAAGACTCCTTCATCAAGCTGGATATCCCACCTCTCAGCTCTGCACTTATCTGTTCTCCAGCTGACCTGGTTCTTTCTCTTAGCACCTGCCTTAGGGCCAGGCACATACTGTGCTTTCTATTGTATAGAAGCTCTTCGTTCCAGTGTAAAATAA
- the Tpm1 gene encoding tropomyosin alpha-1 chain isoform X14 encodes MDAIKKKMQMLKLDKENALDRAEQAEADKKAAEDRSKQLEDELVSLQKKLKGTEDELDKYSEALKDAQEKLELAEKKATDAEADVASLNRRIQLVEEELDRAQERLATALQKLEEAEKAADESERGMKVIESRAQKDEEKMEIQEIQLKEAKHIAEDADRKYEEVARKLVIIESDLERAEERAELSEGQVRQLEEQLRIMDQTLKALMAAEDKYSQKEDKYEEEIKVLSDKLKEAETRAEFAERSVTKLEKSIDDLEDELYAQKLKYKAISEELDHALNDMTSM; translated from the exons ATGGACGCCATCAAGAAGAAGATGCAGATGCTGAAGCTCGACAAGGAGAACGCCTTGGATCGAGCAGAGCAGGCAGAGGCCGACAAGAAGGCAGCAGAAGACAGGAGCAAACAG CTGGAAGATGAGCTGGTGTCGCTGCAAAAGAAACTCAAGGGCACTGAAGATGAACTGGACAAATACTCTGAGGCTCTCAAAGATGCCCAGGAGAAACTGGAGCTGGCGGAGAAAAAGGCCACTGAT GCTGAAGCTGATGTAGCTTCTCTGAACAGACGCATCCAGCTGGTTGAGGAAGAGTTGGATCGTGCTCAGGAGCGTCTGGCAACAGCTTTGCAGAAGCTGGAGGAGGCTGAAAAAGCAGCAGATGAAAGCGAGAG AGGCATGAAAGTCATTGAAAGTAGAGCccaaaaggatgaagaaaaaatggaaattcagGAGATCCAACTGAAAGAGGCCAAGCACATTGCTGAAGATGCCGACCGAAAATATGAAGAG GTAGCCCGTAAGCTGGTCATCATTGAAAGTGACCTGGAACGTGCAGAGGAGCGGGCTGAGCTCTCAGAAGG CCAAGTTCGACAGCTGGAAGAACAATTAAGAATAATGGATCAGACCTTGAAAGCATTAATGGCTGCAGAGGATAAG TACTCTCAGAAGGAAGACAAATATGAGGAAGAGATCAAGGTCCTTTCTGACAAGCTGAAGGAG GCTGAGACTCGGGCTGAGTTTGCCGAGAGGTCAGTAACTAAATTGGAGAAAAGCATTGATGACTTAGAAG ACGAGCTGTATGCTCAGAAACTGAAGTACAAGGCCATCAGCGAGGAGCTGGACCACGCTCTCAACGATATGACTTCCATGTAA
- the Tpm1 gene encoding tropomyosin alpha-1 chain isoform X22 produces MAASSSLEAVRRKIRSLQEQADAAEERAGSLQHELDLERKLRETAEADVASLNRRIQLVEEELDRAQERLATALQKLEEAEKAADESERGMKVIESRAQKDEEKMEIQEIQLKEAKHIAEDADRKYEEVARKLVIIESDLERAEERAELSEGQVRQLEEQLRIMDQTLKALMAAEDKYSQKEDKYEEEIKVLSDKLKEAETRAEFAERSVTKLEKSIDDLEDELYAQKLKYKAISEELDHALNDMTSM; encoded by the exons ATGGCGGCGAGCAGCTCGCTGGAGGCGGTGCGTAGAAAGATCCGGAGCCTACAGGAGCAGGCGGACGCAGCGGAGGAGCGGGCGGGCAGCCTGCAGCACGAGCTGGACCTTGAAAGAAAGCTGAGGGAGACC GCTGAAGCTGATGTAGCTTCTCTGAACAGACGCATCCAGCTGGTTGAGGAAGAGTTGGATCGTGCTCAGGAGCGTCTGGCAACAGCTTTGCAGAAGCTGGAGGAGGCTGAAAAAGCAGCAGATGAAAGCGAGAG AGGCATGAAAGTCATTGAAAGTAGAGCccaaaaggatgaagaaaaaatggaaattcagGAGATCCAACTGAAAGAGGCCAAGCACATTGCTGAAGATGCCGACCGAAAATATGAAGAG GTAGCCCGTAAGCTGGTCATCATTGAAAGTGACCTGGAACGTGCAGAGGAGCGGGCTGAGCTCTCAGAAGG CCAAGTTCGACAGCTGGAAGAACAATTAAGAATAATGGATCAGACCTTGAAAGCATTAATGGCTGCAGAGGATAAG TACTCTCAGAAGGAAGACAAATATGAGGAAGAGATCAAGGTCCTTTCTGACAAGCTGAAGGAG GCTGAGACTCGGGCTGAGTTTGCCGAGAGGTCAGTAACTAAATTGGAGAAAAGCATTGATGACTTAGAAG ACGAGCTGTATGCTCAGAAACTGAAGTACAAGGCCATCAGCGAGGAGCTGGACCACGCTCTCAACGATATGACTTCCATGTAA
- the Tpm1 gene encoding tropomyosin alpha-1 chain isoform X10: protein MAASSSLEAVRRKIRSLQEQADAAEERAGSLQHELDLERKLRETAEADVASLNRRIQLVEEELDRAQERLATALQKLEEAEKAADESERGMKVIESRAQKDEEKMEIQEIQLKEAKHIAEDADRKYEEVARKLVIIESDLERAEERAELSEGKCAELEEELKTVTNNLKSLEAQAEKYSQKEDKYEEEIKVLSDKLKEAETRAEFAERSVTKLEKSIDDLEDELYAQKLKYKAISEELDHALNDMTSM from the exons ATGGCGGCGAGCAGCTCGCTGGAGGCGGTGCGTAGAAAGATCCGGAGCCTACAGGAGCAGGCGGACGCAGCGGAGGAGCGGGCGGGCAGCCTGCAGCACGAGCTGGACCTTGAAAGAAAGCTGAGGGAGACC GCTGAAGCTGATGTAGCTTCTCTGAACAGACGCATCCAGCTGGTTGAGGAAGAGTTGGATCGTGCTCAGGAGCGTCTGGCAACAGCTTTGCAGAAGCTGGAGGAGGCTGAAAAAGCAGCAGATGAAAGCGAGAG AGGCATGAAAGTCATTGAAAGTAGAGCccaaaaggatgaagaaaaaatggaaattcagGAGATCCAACTGAAAGAGGCCAAGCACATTGCTGAAGATGCCGACCGAAAATATGAAGAG GTAGCCCGTAAGCTGGTCATCATTGAAAGTGACCTGGAACGTGCAGAGGAGCGGGCTGAGCTCTCAGAAGG CAAATGTGCCGAGCTTGAAGAAGAATTGAAAACTGTGACCAACAACTTGAAGTCACTGGAGGCTCAGGCTGAGAAG TACTCTCAGAAGGAAGACAAATATGAGGAAGAGATCAAGGTCCTTTCTGACAAGCTGAAGGAG GCTGAGACTCGGGCTGAGTTTGCCGAGAGGTCAGTAACTAAATTGGAGAAAAGCATTGATGACTTAGAAG ACGAGCTGTATGCTCAGAAACTGAAGTACAAGGCCATCAGCGAGGAGCTGGACCACGCTCTCAACGATATGACTTCCATGTAA
- the Tpm1 gene encoding tropomyosin alpha-1 chain isoform X2 produces MDAIKKKMQMLKLDKENALDRAEQAEADKKAAEDRSKQLEDELVSLQKKLKGTEDELDKYSEALKDAQEKLELAEKKATDAEADVASLNRRIQLVEEELDRAQERLATALQKLEEAEKAADESERGMKVIESRAQKDEEKMEIQEIQLKEAKHIAEDADRKYEEVARKLVIIESDLERAEERAELSEGKCAELEEELKTVTNNLKSLEAQAEKYSQKEDKYEEEIKVLSDKLKEAETRAEFAERSVTKLEKSIDDLEDKFLCFTSPKTPSSSWISHLSALHLSVLQLTWFFLLAPALGPGTYCAFYCIEALRSSVK; encoded by the exons ATGGACGCCATCAAGAAGAAGATGCAGATGCTGAAGCTCGACAAGGAGAACGCCTTGGATCGAGCAGAGCAGGCAGAGGCCGACAAGAAGGCAGCAGAAGACAGGAGCAAACAG CTGGAAGATGAGCTGGTGTCGCTGCAAAAGAAACTCAAGGGCACTGAAGATGAACTGGACAAATACTCTGAGGCTCTCAAAGATGCCCAGGAGAAACTGGAGCTGGCGGAGAAAAAGGCCACTGAT GCTGAAGCTGATGTAGCTTCTCTGAACAGACGCATCCAGCTGGTTGAGGAAGAGTTGGATCGTGCTCAGGAGCGTCTGGCAACAGCTTTGCAGAAGCTGGAGGAGGCTGAAAAAGCAGCAGATGAAAGCGAGAG AGGCATGAAAGTCATTGAAAGTAGAGCccaaaaggatgaagaaaaaatggaaattcagGAGATCCAACTGAAAGAGGCCAAGCACATTGCTGAAGATGCCGACCGAAAATATGAAGAG GTAGCCCGTAAGCTGGTCATCATTGAAAGTGACCTGGAACGTGCAGAGGAGCGGGCTGAGCTCTCAGAAGG CAAATGTGCCGAGCTTGAAGAAGAATTGAAAACTGTGACCAACAACTTGAAGTCACTGGAGGCTCAGGCTGAGAAG TACTCTCAGAAGGAAGACAAATATGAGGAAGAGATCAAGGTCCTTTCTGACAAGCTGAAGGAG GCTGAGACTCGGGCTGAGTTTGCCGAGAGGTCAGTAACTAAATTGGAGAAAAGCATTGATGACTTAGAAG ATAAATTTCTTTGCTTCACTTCTCCCAAGACTCCTTCATCAAGCTGGATATCCCACCTCTCAGCTCTGCACTTATCTGTTCTCCAGCTGACCTGGTTCTTTCTCTTAGCACCTGCCTTAGGGCCAGGCACATACTGTGCTTTCTATTGTATAGAAGCTCTTCGTTCCAGTGTAAAATAA